The proteins below come from a single Juglans regia cultivar Chandler chromosome 12, Walnut 2.0, whole genome shotgun sequence genomic window:
- the LOC109013045 gene encoding pto-interacting protein 1-like, whose translation MSCFGCCVENDIHRAADTGQLMGNNSAGISGGYSSKEAVTKDTQTVTIQPIAVPAIPVDELRDITDNFGTKALIGEGSYGKVYHGVLASEQAAAIKKLDSSKQPDQEFLAQISMVSRLKHENLVGLIGYCVDGPLRVLAYEYAPNGSLHDILHGRKGVKGAEPGPVLSWAQRVKIAVGAARGLEYLHEKAQPHIIHRDIKSSNILLFDDDVAKIADFDLSNQAPDNAARLHSTRVLGTFGYHAPEYAMTGQLSSKSDVYSFGVVLLELLTGRKPVDHTLPRGQQSLVTWATPKLSEDKVKQCIDAKLDGEYPSKAVAKMAAVAALCVQYEADFRPNMSIVVTALQPLLNTRSGPTSAKPHL comes from the exons ATGAGCTGCTTTGGCTGTTGTGTAGAAAATGATATCCATAGAGCTGCTGATACTGGGCAGTTGATGGGAAATAATTCAGCAG GCATTAGTGGTGGTTATTCTTCCAAGGAAGCTGTGACAAAAGATACACAGACTGTAACTATCCAGCCTATCGCTGTCCCTGCCATTCCagtagatgaattgagagataTTACAGATAATTTTGGTACAAAGGCATTAATTGGCGAGGGCTCATATGGAAAAGTATATCATGGTGTCCTAGCAAGTGAACAGGCTGCAGCCATTAAAAAGTTAGACTCCAGTAAACAACCTGACCAAGAATTTCTGGCACAG ATCTCCATGGTATCAAGACTGAAACATGAAAATCTTGTTGGACTTATTGGTTATTGTGTTGATGGTCCTCTCCGTGTCCTCGCATATGAGTACGCTCCTAATGGATCTCTTCATGATATACTACACG GACGAAAAGGTGTCAAAGGAGCAGAGCCAGGCCCAGTTCTGTCGTGGGCACAGAGAGTTAAAATTGCAGTTGGGGCAGCAAGGGGACTTGAGTATCTACATGAAAAAGCACAACCTCACATCATACATCGTGATATCAAGTCCAGCAATATACTGCTTTTTGACGATGATGTTGCGAAAATCGCTGATTTTGATTTATCAAATCAAGCACCTGATAATGCTGCACGTCTTCATTCCACTCGTGTACTTGGCACTTTTGGTTATCATGCTCCTGA ATATGCGATGACTGGGCAGCTGAGTTCAAAGAGTGATGTTTACAGCTTTGGTGTTGTCCTGCTGGAACTCTTGACTGGTCGAAAACCTGTTGATCACACCCTGCCACGTGGACAGCAGAGCCTTGTGACATGG GCAACACCGAAACTCAGTGAAGATAAGGTGAAGCAATGTATTGATGCTAAACTAGATGGAGAATACCCTTCCAAGGCAGTTGCAAAG ATGGCTGCCGTTGCTGCCTTGTGTGTGCAATATGAAGCTGACTTTCGGCCAAATATGAGCATTGTAGTTACAGCTCTACAGCCTCTGTTGAACACTCGGTCTGGCCCCACAAGTGCAAAACCGCACTTGTGA